The nucleotide sequence GAGACCGTGTGCAATTCAGAAATATCTGGTTTAAACCGGAAAAATAATTGTGACTACCCCCATCTTTTTATCCTTGGTCATCCCGGCATATAACGAGGCGGCGCGCATTAGCCAAACGCTTGCCGCCGCCGATCGTTATTTCTCAGCCTGCGCTTATGATGCCGAGATTATTGTTGTCGATGATGGCAGCACCGACCAAACCAAAGAGGTGGTAACCCAATTTCAGCAGAAAAGCGGCACACCGATTCACTTGGAATCCTTGCCTAAAAATAGAGGCAAGGGCTTCGCCGTAAAAACCGGAATGCTCCACCGTGCCACGGGAAAGTTTCGCTTCTTTTACGACGCAGACGGCTCAACACCCATTGAAGAGCTGGATCGCTGTGAAGCGCTCTTTGAGGGGCGGGCAGATATTATCATCGGATCCCGCGCCTTGCCCGATTCCATTATTCAACAACGCCAAGCTTGGTATCGAGAAATGATGGGGCGCTGTTTCAACCGCATCGAAAGAATATTAGGGATCACCGCTTACACCGATACGCAATGTGGTTTTAAAGGCTTTTCCGCGGAAGCGGCTGTCTTATGCTTCTCCCATCAAAGCATTGACCGTTTTAGCTTCGATGCGGAACTCCTCTACATTGCCGTGAAACATGGCCTGCAGATTGAGGAGCTGCCCGTACGCTGGATTAACAGCCCCAATTCAAAAGTCAATCCTCTTCGCGACGCGTCACGCATGTTCCTTGATCTATTTGCCATACGCCTCAAAGATTTCAGAGGCGTCTACGACAACAAAACCCGTCTCTAGCCCACCACTCCGAACGCCCGCTATCAAACAACACTTCGCTCCGCGCGCCCATTTCGCGCTGCTCATGAAGAAATGAAGCCTCCTTTTTGTTATAGATATACAGTGATGCTTACCCGTAAAATAAGGAGCTTAATGCACTATGACCAAGACAAAAATCAAGATAAAACGTGTGTATGAAGCGGCCGACG is from Candidatus Hydrogenedentota bacterium and encodes:
- a CDS encoding glycosyltransferase family 2 protein: MTTPIFLSLVIPAYNEAARISQTLAAADRYFSACAYDAEIIVVDDGSTDQTKEVVTQFQQKSGTPIHLESLPKNRGKGFAVKTGMLHRATGKFRFFYDADGSTPIEELDRCEALFEGRADIIIGSRALPDSIIQQRQAWYREMMGRCFNRIERILGITAYTDTQCGFKGFSAEAAVLCFSHQSIDRFSFDAELLYIAVKHGLQIEELPVRWINSPNSKVNPLRDASRMFLDLFAIRLKDFRGVYDNKTRL